GATTACTTCGGTCATAAAAAGGGACAATGCTCACACCTGCGGGAAGCATCGGTTTCAGTTGATCGAGCCTTTCTTTGATCTGTGAAATTGTTTCTTGGGCATTTGCCCCTTTAAGCGTCAGAACCAAACCTTCAGTTGCTTCTCCGACACCGTCTTTGGTGACAAATCCCAATCGCGTTCTTGAGTCATCTCGAACTTCACAAAAATCACCTACACGAATCGGTCCGTTGTGTGAATGGATTGTGATATTGGCTATTTCACTTGCATCTTTGACTCCACTTTGAACTTTAACCAAATAACTCTCTTCGTTTGCATCGACCCGTCCAGCACCATCGTTTTTCAGATTTTTTTCCAAAGTATCTTGCAATGTGCTCAGAGGTATCCCCAGATTACGCATTGCCGTATAATCAGGCTGAACCACAATAGCCCGTGCTTCTCCGCCAAGAGAATTAACATCCGCCACCCCTTTTGCACCGCGTAATGCTGGACGAATGACAAAATCGAGCAATTCGCGTTTCTCTTTTGGGCTTATATTTCCTTCAATCGTAAACATAAATGCTTCGCCCAACGGTGTGGTAATAGGTGCCATACCCCCTTCTACCCCCTTTGGAAGTGTTGGCAAAAGTGATGCAAGTTTTTCAGAAACTTGATTACGTGAGCGATAAATATCGGTACCGTCATTAAAATCAATCGTTATATCTGCAATCGCATATTTTGACGTACTCTTGAGAAGCTTCTCATTTTCCAATCCCAACAATTCAGCTTCTAACGGTTTAACAACACGGTTTTCGACCTCTTCAGGGGTCATACCGGGTGCTTTCAAAATAATTTTCACCTGAGTCGATGAAATATCCGGAAAAGCGTCAATCGGTATTTTATAAAACGAATAGACCCCATACCCGAATAGGGCTAGGGAGAGGAGAATGACAATGAGCCGTTGTTTGAGAGAAAATTCAATAATAGCGTTCAGCATTATTCAAATCCCAATCCGCTCAAAGAACCTTTTAGGGTAATTATCCCATCACTCGCAACTTTTGATGTCACGTTCAGTCCCTCAGGTTTAACCGCTACATAATCTTTATAAATCTTTTGAATCTGAATGGTTTGAGGTTTAAATCCCGTTGCCGTTTGTATAAAGCAGATATCATTTTTTTTGTATTTTGTGACCGAAGAGCGTGGAATCAATATCCATTTATCGGTTTGCATTGAAGTAATATAAAATTCACCCGAAGTCCCTGCACGGTTATTATTATTTGTACTTAGTACAGCAATGGCAGTTCCTGAATTGCTCATATCATCAACAGCCGACGATACTGCTGTAATTTTTCCGGCTTCTACACCTGTTTTATCCATCACCAACGTACCTTTATGAATACTTCCAATCATTTTTGGAGGGATTTTGATAAATGCACTGAGTGCATTTGCACTGGCAATTTTCAGATAAGGGACAAACGGTTCAATCTTTTCTCCGGATTTGAGAGGAGCATGAGCCAATATTCCGCTTTGACGGGCTCTGATGGTAAACATCATCCCGTTTTTCGGTTTAATATCTGCACCTGAGAAAATAAATCGGTTTTCTATCTCGGTTACTTTGGACTTCAGACTCAAAACTTCAATGCTGCTTTTTTGCGATTCACGCAAAGATATCACTCCGTCCTTGTACAGAGCATCATCTTTTTTTACATACTCTTGAGCCAATTTAAGGCGATTTCGAAGATCATTGAGTTCATAGCTGCTTGAGAGCAATTCTGAAGAGGCAATGGTACAAATGACTTCCCCTTTTTTGACGGTATCACCAGTTTGTTTCATCAGCTCTGCTACTGTAGCTTCACCACTTAGCGTATAACTTCTTGCACCCTTGTCGCTGTAATCAAATGTTCCAATAAACGGGCCCATGGCTTCAGACTTGATCATTCGTACCTGTTCTACTGCGATGCCCATTTTTTTCATCTGTACTTCGTTCATTGTGATTTGTGCCATTAACGCCGTAGCGCTTAACAGAATTAATAAACTTTTTTTCATTACCAGATCCCCCCAATTTTTTCTTCGATTGCAGACATTTCTTCAATGTAGTTTTGTTTGACTTGAAGCGTGCGTAAGCGTGCATCATAGTAAGCGTTTTTGGAAGCGAGATATTCAAATTGGCCTATTACGCCCCCTTCATACCCTTTTTGCGCTATTGTAAAGAGAGTTTCATAACTCTTTTCATTTTCGCTCAAAACTTTAATTCTTTCTTCACGTTCTTGTAAATGTTCCACCAATCCACGAACACTGATGTGAAGTTTTTGTTTGTTTACTTCTTGCGAATGGGCTAAAGCACTTCGTTCACTCATCAATGCGGCAATTTTATTCTCATTTTTACTGCTGAGTGTCAGTGGAACGGTAAGACGAAAATCTAGACTGTTTTGTGTAGGTTCTTGTGTCATCCCAACCCCAAGTGAGACGGATTCGATTGTAGAGTGGCGCAACGTGGAAATCTGGGCATCTATCGCTTCAATCCGAACATTCAATGATTTCAACAACGGTGCATTGTTAATGCGTTCCTCCAATGTAGCTGTTTTAATAAATTCAAAATTCATATCATCGACGATAACATTTTCCTGCGACATAACCGATTCTTTTAGATAGTGCTGTGCATGTTCAGCTTCCATCATTACCAATGCTACTTCTTGAAGTGTATTTTTGTATTCGCTTTCCAAACGCAAAAGTTCCATCTGCGACAATCGCCCTCCTTTGAACTTCTTTTCTCCTATTTGGTAAGCTTTATAAGAAAAATCACGTTTTTGCGACATAACCGCATTTCTTTCCTGTTCGAGTTGATACATCAACCAAAAACGTTTCAATGCTACTTGTATCAGCCCTTTTTGAATCGACATCTCAGATTCGGTCCCTTTTTTTTGGAGTTCAAATTCATACGCTTGTGCTGATTTAAGGGATGGCATTTTCATCGTATAATCAACCATCATCCCATACTGCTGACCACTGTCAGCAGGTGTATTCGCATGTATTTTTCGCCCGGATGTTTCGATACTCAAAGCTTCCCCTGCTAAAGCGGAAGCCTTTTCAAAACCGATCGCATTTAAATGTCCGTGAGATTGGATGAGTTCTCCAGAAGCTGTATAAGCTTGTTCTGAAAGGTCATTAAAACTTATTGCATACCCTAAAAACGGTATTAAAATAACACTATATCCCCATGACATTTTCATTGTATTGGTTCCATTTTTAAAATCAATCCGTTAGCAGGATCCACATAAAGTTTGATATCTTTTGCAGTGACATCCGTAGCGTAGACTTGATACACCAATTCAGAAGCAATGTCTCGAAGTTTGATACTGCGGACACCATAGCCTTCATTTGAAAGATGCTTGCGGATATCCTCTTCATTCATAGGTGCCATTGATTTATAATACTGGTGTTCTTTCATGCTTTTAACTAAATGGTTTCTGTGATTTCCAAAAGCATATTTCATATGTTCTTGTGTCGGAATAGTGACCGATGAACCCATTGTTCCATAAAGAGATAAGGAAAGACATGTCAAATAGATAAAAATAATACGTTTCACTATTTATCCTTTTATAAAATATAATCGGGATTTTATAGATTCAACATGAGAAAATCATGAGAAGCTTATAATAGCTTCATACACAGTTGGAAGGAAAAGAGTATATTGTTGCTGATGGTGATATAATGCATTTTAGATTTAATGTTTAATTTGGGGGAAAATCATGGAATACTCATTCAAGTATGTTGGACCTAAGCCTCTTATCTCTAAAACAGGTATTGATTTCGATCAAAACAAAGAGGATAAGTTTGTTTTCATGAGTATCGTTGCAGAGCTTATCCAAGCACTGGATCACGAATATATTACCGACAAAAACTATGTCTGTAATACAGGGGATAGACCTTTAAACTCTGATGCAATTCTTGGACTTATACGCAAATATAATCCAAATCTTACTTTAGAAATAGAAGAGCGCAAAAAATTGACTGAAAAAGCGATTACTGATGAGCTTGATCGGGCAAATCATAACAAATTATTATGTGCCGAAGAGTGCCAAATATTGGTAAAAAATATAGAACTAATGCGTTCGTATAATATCCAACGCTCTATCAACAAAAGTATCTATTACAGTGGAATCAATATTTTGGCTGAGATTATTAAGCGGGGGCATATTGATACAATCATCTCACCGATGTTTTTAAAATTCAACCATGTATTTCACTCTGTTCAAGGAGTTTTAGTAAAACTTCATCCCCCTATCGACAGTACTATCGATATTTATGAAGATAGTGGACATCTTAAAACAAAATTTACGATTCTTCACAAAGTGTAGCAATCGTTTCACCGAATCGTACACTCTCCCCTACTGTAACATGAGAGGTTAGCATCCCCGATTCGGCCAATAAAATAATAGTTGACCCCATCATAAAACATCCAAAATCATCCCCTTTTGAGAGATGCAGGTTTTCATACTCGTAAACTCCCCCCATAGAACTACTATTGGTATTAATGAGAGGTTCAAAACTCACAACCATCTTACCAACATTTAATGCCCCGACCAATACAAGATAAAATAATTTACCGTTAGTGCTAATACACTCCAAAACAACCCGCTCATTTTCGATAAATAGATCAACTTTACGTTTGAGTGTCGGAATGTTTACGGGATAGAGTTTACCCGCTATATGGATTGCTTTAGTCACTTGCATATCGAGGGGAATATGATAACGATGATAATCACGCGGTGAAAGATAAAAATTGATATAATCACCATTGATTAGGCGATCTTTATTGCTTTGCGAGATATGCTCCCCTAAAAAACCATTAACATCATAACTCATCCCTTTGATTTGCAATGCACGTGTTTGCTCAATCCGTCCTGCTTCTGTAATTAATGAATCACACGGGCTAATCATCGCATTAGGGTTTCGATCAAATCGACGTGGCTCATTTAAATGACGCGTAAAAAGGGCATTTAACGTCTCATAACTCTCCGTTGATTTAAAATCAGACATATCCAGCCCCATCATGGAGACGTATGTTTTGTTAATAAATTTTTGAAATGCGGAAGAGTGTTTTTTGGAGGCAAACTTTCCAAAGGCTTGAGATAGTGTTGATGTAAAATGTTGTTGCACGGTTACTCCTGATGTTCATCGGTTTGAATTTCACGTTTAGCGATCTCTTCGATCAATACGGTGGCATAACACCCTTTTGGAAGGGTAAAATGGAGCTCAAACCACGCTTCATTCTCTTTGTACTCCCCCTCAACCTCTTCGGGATAAATCCAGCCATAACGTCGTGCACCATCGATTCCGCTTGTGATAGTATCAAACTCTGATTCAATACTTTGAGCCAGTCCTTGTGCTCTCGTAGCACGTTTACCGCTTAATAATCCACTTATCGAAATATCATGCTTCTCGAAACGAGCCACCTCTTCCTCACTCTCATAATGAAACAATTTTCCATAAGGATAATGCATCATGACATCACCGTGAATAAGCTTCAGCGGGTGTTTTTGAGCTTTCATAGATACTAGCTCTTCCTCAGGAAGATTAACAATCGATGAAAGCTCTTTCGGGGTAAACTCTTCGAGTAGTTTCGAAATTTGTATCCGTTTTCCAAGCCATGAATTAAAAAGATAGCTTTGATATGAATTAATATAAAACTGATGAAGCTTTCTATTTTTTTCTTTGAGGGTTCCTGCTAAAATAGCCTCCCCCTTTTTATAGTTTTCACCATCCAACCCGAAACGTTGAAATCCAAAATAGTTGGGCATACCATTTTTTTTAATCGCCTTGAGTGCCTCTTGGATTTTAAAAGCTGATGTCGGATTTACCTTTTTTAAACGTATAAAGAATCTATTTCCTTTAAGGTGACCGATCCGAATTTTATTGTTGTGGTATTGTTTTTCAAGGATTTTAATCCCTTCGTGTTCGAAATTTTCCAAGAGCGGTTCAAACTTTTTAGGAACTGAAATGTACTGTTTGGTTTGAGCATTTTTATCTTTAAGACCAGCATAACCGATATCACGGCTTTTAATCCCTAAATGATTACTGAAAATATCAACCATTTGCCAAGTTGAGAGATTTTTTTTGCGAACATGGAGCACCAAATGCTCACCCTCACCGCTAAAAGGGTAAAGGGGTATCTCATCAACGACAAAATCACGTGCAGATTGACGAAAATGAAACTCTATCGGGCTATGTGGTAAATAATATTGACGTTCCATGAAACTCCTAAAAATGGTGCGATTTGCAGCGATTGATAAATTTTCCGCCCTTAGCGGTTCCTACTATACGCAATGGTGTTCGAGTTACTTTTGATAGTTTTTCGATAGTTTTTTTGTATTTTGGAGAAAAAGCTATCAACATCTCATACTCCTCTCCACTGCATCCAACCGATTTACAAATATTTTTCTCCCAATGGATACTCAAACGATTTATTGAACACAGTTTTTCCATATCACTAAACAAACCATCCGAAATATCCATCCCACATCGAAGATATCGACGCGTTTTTTGTATAAATTTTTGACGCAATACAGGTGCAACAAAACGGCTTTGCGAATGGACTCTTCCCCCTGCACTCAAATAGCGTAAATGTCGAAGTGACTCACCTAATTTCCCTGTGTTGGCGATTAAGTCCCCTTTTTTCATCCCTTTTCGCAATAGTGGTTGTTCACTGTGTGAAATGATCGTAATCGAAATATCTAGCTTAGTGTTGCTAATAGTATCCCCACCGACAATCTCAATATTAAACTTATCAGCACCGTCACGCAATCCACGAGCCAATTCACCCATATCGCTAAGAGAGATTGTTTTAGGGATTGCGATACCGACTAAGGCGTATTTTGGAGAACCATACATCGCAATTGCATCAGAGATATTAACAATCATCGCTTTATAGCCGATTTGGTAAAGTGACAACCATTTACGTTTAAAGTGAACATTTTCAAAAAAAATGTCCTTACTGTAAATCCATGGAGCGATGTATGCACCATCATCACCAATATGCGAATGGTTTTTACTCATCAAATGGATAAAATGGTTCTCTTTATTCACTTATTAATTCGATTCATGTATATATTCTAATTAGGAATTATATTCTATTTGATGTTATGAGTAGATAAAGAATAATATGGGAAAATTACGAATTAACCAACGATGTGTTAGAATAACCGATAACGTGTAAATGGATATTCAAAAATAAAGGAAAAATATGCACGCTTCAATACGAAAAATATTTTTAAATTTAAAAATATACTTAATAATTCTAGGTCTAGGTACAACCTTCTTAACTGTACAGCTTATTAATATTTCACAATTTTCCGACCGTCTTGCGGCTTTAAAAAATCAGCATCTTTTGATTAAGCAAATTACAGCAACGAATCTCAATGATTTGCAAATGTCATCAATCACCATTAATGGTGCATTAGCTGAATTAGCACTTTCGGTTAAAAATTCCAATAAATCTGCATTTCTTGATTTTTTTAGAAAATCAACAAAAGAAGAAGAAGCTCTTGCTCATTCTATCCTATCTACATCGAGTGCATTCCAAGAATCAGCCCTCTTTTGGTCCGAATCGATGGAAAAATCACGCTCAGCTATGTTTGAGCGGATGATATCCGCCCGCAATCTCTACCTCATTGATATTGATTCAATGATTGATTATCAAATTTTTCTTATCAACGACTCAGTGATGTTAGCAAAAATGACTACGTTAATTATTTTTACTCTCGGAATTTTAATTTTCTTCTATTATCAAT
Above is a window of Sulfuricurvum sp. DNA encoding:
- a CDS encoding efflux RND transporter periplasmic adaptor subunit, translating into MKKSLLILLSATALMAQITMNEVQMKKMGIAVEQVRMIKSEAMGPFIGTFDYSDKGARSYTLSGEATVAELMKQTGDTVKKGEVICTIASSELLSSSYELNDLRNRLKLAQEYVKKDDALYKDGVISLRESQKSSIEVLSLKSKVTEIENRFIFSGADIKPKNGMMFTIRARQSGILAHAPLKSGEKIEPFVPYLKIASANALSAFIKIPPKMIGSIHKGTLVMDKTGVEAGKITAVSSAVDDMSNSGTAIAVLSTNNNNRAGTSGEFYITSMQTDKWILIPRSSVTKYKKNDICFIQTATGFKPQTIQIQKIYKDYVAVKPEGLNVTSKVASDGIITLKGSLSGLGFE
- a CDS encoding TolC family protein yields the protein MKMSWGYSVILIPFLGYAISFNDLSEQAYTASGELIQSHGHLNAIGFEKASALAGEALSIETSGRKIHANTPADSGQQYGMMVDYTMKMPSLKSAQAYEFELQKKGTESEMSIQKGLIQVALKRFWLMYQLEQERNAVMSQKRDFSYKAYQIGEKKFKGGRLSQMELLRLESEYKNTLQEVALVMMEAEHAQHYLKESVMSQENVIVDDMNFEFIKTATLEERINNAPLLKSLNVRIEAIDAQISTLRHSTIESVSLGVGMTQEPTQNSLDFRLTVPLTLSSKNENKIAALMSERSALAHSQEVNKQKLHISVRGLVEHLQEREERIKVLSENEKSYETLFTIAQKGYEGGVIGQFEYLASKNAYYDARLRTLQVKQNYIEEMSAIEEKIGGIW
- a CDS encoding PepSY domain-containing protein yields the protein MKRIIFIYLTCLSLSLYGTMGSSVTIPTQEHMKYAFGNHRNHLVKSMKEHQYYKSMAPMNEEDIRKHLSNEGYGVRSIKLRDIASELVYQVYATDVTAKDIKLYVDPANGLILKMEPIQ
- a CDS encoding phosphatidylserine decarboxylase, with the translated sequence MQQHFTSTLSQAFGKFASKKHSSAFQKFINKTYVSMMGLDMSDFKSTESYETLNALFTRHLNEPRRFDRNPNAMISPCDSLITEAGRIEQTRALQIKGMSYDVNGFLGEHISQSNKDRLINGDYINFYLSPRDYHRYHIPLDMQVTKAIHIAGKLYPVNIPTLKRKVDLFIENERVVLECISTNGKLFYLVLVGALNVGKMVVSFEPLINTNSSSMGGVYEYENLHLSKGDDFGCFMMGSTIILLAESGMLTSHVTVGESVRFGETIATLCEES
- the truD gene encoding tRNA pseudouridine(13) synthase TruD, which encodes MERQYYLPHSPIEFHFRQSARDFVVDEIPLYPFSGEGEHLVLHVRKKNLSTWQMVDIFSNHLGIKSRDIGYAGLKDKNAQTKQYISVPKKFEPLLENFEHEGIKILEKQYHNNKIRIGHLKGNRFFIRLKKVNPTSAFKIQEALKAIKKNGMPNYFGFQRFGLDGENYKKGEAILAGTLKEKNRKLHQFYINSYQSYLFNSWLGKRIQISKLLEEFTPKELSSIVNLPEEELVSMKAQKHPLKLIHGDVMMHYPYGKLFHYESEEEVARFEKHDISISGLLSGKRATRAQGLAQSIESEFDTITSGIDGARRYGWIYPEEVEGEYKENEAWFELHFTLPKGCYATVLIEEIAKREIQTDEHQE
- a CDS encoding thiamine-phosphate kinase, with amino-acid sequence MNKENHFIHLMSKNHSHIGDDGAYIAPWIYSKDIFFENVHFKRKWLSLYQIGYKAMIVNISDAIAMYGSPKYALVGIAIPKTISLSDMGELARGLRDGADKFNIEIVGGDTISNTKLDISITIISHSEQPLLRKGMKKGDLIANTGKLGESLRHLRYLSAGGRVHSQSRFVAPVLRQKFIQKTRRYLRCGMDISDGLFSDMEKLCSINRLSIHWEKNICKSVGCSGEEYEMLIAFSPKYKKTIEKLSKVTRTPLRIVGTAKGGKFINRCKSHHF